A stretch of the Candidatus Micrarchaeota archaeon genome encodes the following:
- a CDS encoding HD domain-containing protein, with protein sequence MELRDPIYGRFKITEPVIKELLRCKDLNRLKYVSQSGLKSFDISRGTSYSRWEHSVGVMLLLRKLNAGLNEQVAGLLHDSSHTAFSHVIDFVFQTQKNENYAGDKLKEFIENSAISMILGRHGISTTLMGDYEVHNRFQLLERPIPELCADRIDNGLRYMLYSKIDIDGCTDDLIVKNNRIVFKSRLSAKRFAKGYLDGTKKDWGNAETGLRAHFLSEAIKRGLEKDIINISQFHTDTERSIINSLKASKDEKIKQDLRRVNGKLKFIFDRDGDIYVKEKVRYVDPMIIEKGKTFRLTEVDIKYKKAIYDMKEMLRKGYKIRLINV encoded by the coding sequence ATGGAATTAAGAGATCCTATTTATGGTAGGTTCAAGATCACAGAACCTGTTATAAAAGAGTTACTTAGATGCAAGGACCTTAATAGACTGAAATATGTATCACAGAGCGGTTTAAAGAGCTTCGACATTTCACGTGGAACAAGTTATTCTAGATGGGAACATAGCGTAGGAGTTATGCTACTATTAAGAAAGCTCAATGCCGGTTTAAATGAGCAAGTTGCAGGCTTATTGCACGACTCCTCGCATACGGCATTCTCTCATGTGATAGATTTTGTATTCCAGACCCAGAAAAATGAAAACTATGCCGGAGATAAATTAAAAGAGTTTATAGAAAATTCTGCAATAAGCATGATATTGGGTAGACATGGAATTAGTACAACTTTGATGGGTGATTACGAAGTTCATAATCGCTTCCAATTGCTAGAAAGACCGATACCTGAATTGTGCGCTGACAGGATAGACAATGGATTAAGGTACATGCTATACAGCAAAATCGACATTGATGGTTGCACGGATGATTTGATTGTTAAAAACAATCGTATCGTCTTCAAATCCAGGTTATCAGCAAAAAGGTTTGCAAAGGGATATTTAGACGGGACAAAAAAAGATTGGGGCAATGCAGAAACTGGTTTAAGGGCACATTTTCTTTCAGAGGCAATAAAACGCGGTCTGGAAAAAGACATTATCAACATTTCACAATTTCATACTGATACGGAAAGATCCATAATAAATAGCTTAAAGGCTTCAAAGGATGAAAAAATAAAGCAAGATCTAAGAAGAGTTAATGGTAAACTAAAATTTATTTTTGACAGGGATGGGGATATATATGTAAAGGAAAAAGTACGATATGTAGACCCTATGATTATAGAAAAAGGTAAAACGTTTAGGCTTACTGAAGTAGATATAAAATATAAAAAGGCAATTTATGATATGAAGGAAATGCTAAGAAAAGGATACAAAATCAGGTTAATCAACGTATGA
- a CDS encoding redoxin domain-containing protein encodes MESGIKQRENTGIAGLDEILGGGLEKNKVFLVAGEVGTGKTITCLQFIYAGLKNGENAIYMTAGDKPEDILGSARAMGWDLEGYIRDRRLFIIDMSPYSFKVEVGGMLSARETMEYLYKHVTGNNVERLVMDSLELIPASISGNDVEELNYLRDLVNQIENNLNCTTLITSIIPSGTKKLSMFGILEHTVSGIIMLTIDDEKSQRLISVRKMRADGISLTRHAYAIEKNKGIVLEDLKMVDTGPMEIGKKIPDFSLEALHHAKEVPINSSSYHGKWLVVVFYPGDFTFICPTELEELADNYDKFVSLGAEIISISMDTVSSHKAWYDASPAIKKINYPMGSDPNGEVSGLFGIYKQGKPVARATFVFDPEGLLAMMEINEDSVGRSTGELLRKLTAAKYVMEHPGELCPASWQPGKQTLKPKPN; translated from the coding sequence ATGGAAAGCGGAATAAAGCAGAGGGAGAATACTGGAATAGCGGGATTAGACGAAATCCTCGGCGGCGGCCTTGAGAAAAACAAGGTCTTTCTTGTGGCCGGGGAGGTCGGGACTGGCAAGACAATCACGTGCCTGCAATTCATATATGCTGGCTTGAAGAACGGGGAAAATGCGATTTACATGACTGCAGGGGACAAGCCGGAGGACATCCTTGGCAGCGCAAGGGCCATGGGCTGGGACCTGGAAGGGTACATCAGGGACAGAAGGCTTTTCATAATAGACATGTCCCCGTATAGCTTCAAGGTCGAAGTCGGCGGAATGCTCAGCGCAAGGGAAACAATGGAGTACCTCTACAAGCACGTGACCGGCAACAACGTCGAAAGGCTGGTAATGGACTCGCTGGAGCTTATTCCCGCTTCGATAAGCGGAAACGACGTGGAGGAATTGAACTACCTGAGGGATTTGGTAAACCAGATAGAAAACAACCTGAACTGCACCACGCTAATAACCTCCATAATACCGTCAGGGACGAAAAAGCTGAGCATGTTCGGCATACTGGAGCACACGGTAAGCGGGATAATAATGCTGACAATAGACGATGAGAAGTCCCAGAGGCTAATATCCGTCAGGAAAATGAGGGCCGACGGGATAAGCCTGACAAGGCACGCATATGCAATAGAGAAAAACAAAGGGATAGTCCTTGAAGACCTCAAGATGGTGGACACCGGCCCGATGGAAATAGGCAAGAAAATACCTGATTTTTCCTTGGAGGCGCTGCATCATGCAAAGGAGGTACCAATAAACTCCTCATCATACCATGGGAAATGGCTTGTTGTCGTATTCTACCCGGGGGACTTCACGTTCATATGCCCTACGGAGCTGGAGGAGCTTGCGGACAACTACGACAAGTTCGTGTCGCTGGGCGCGGAAATAATAAGCATAAGCATGGATACCGTGTCATCGCACAAGGCGTGGTATGACGCCTCGCCAGCAATCAAGAAGATAAACTATCCCATGGGATCCGACCCAAACGGTGAGGTATCCGGATTATTCGGCATATACAAGCAGGGCAAGCCCGTGGCAAGGGCCACATTCGTCTTCGATCCAGAGGGCCTTCTGGCAATGATGGAGATAAACGAGGACAGCGTCGGCAGGAGCACGGGCGAGCTACTGAGAAAATTGACTGCGGCCAAATACGTTATGGAGCATCCCGGGGAGCTATGCCCTGCCAGCTGGCAGCCCGGAAAACAGACACTGAAGCCAAAGCCTAATTAA
- a CDS encoding orotate phosphoribosyltransferase — protein MIKDRLIEAKAVKYGSFSLASGKKSSYYVDVKSALTDPVLLDEAASEISKRVLSRKIAGVETGATPILVATSLKLGIPFVIIRKEGQAHGMERQFIGEVSQGEEIDMIEDVVTTARSVSRGVDILRKSGARVTRAICIVDREDSGRDQLRRKGVELLELVRISDLVSNQKG, from the coding sequence TTGATAAAAGATAGGCTTATCGAAGCGAAGGCGGTGAAATACGGGTCATTCAGCCTCGCGTCTGGGAAAAAATCAAGTTACTACGTGGACGTCAAATCTGCGCTGACCGATCCCGTGCTTCTGGATGAGGCAGCATCTGAAATATCGAAAAGGGTTTTGTCCAGGAAGATTGCAGGGGTGGAAACCGGGGCTACACCCATCCTGGTCGCGACATCGCTAAAATTGGGAATACCATTTGTCATCATAAGGAAGGAGGGGCAGGCGCACGGCATGGAAAGGCAGTTCATAGGAGAGGTATCACAAGGCGAGGAGATAGACATGATAGAGGACGTTGTGACAACCGCCAGGAGCGTTTCCAGGGGCGTGGACATACTCAGGAAGAGCGGGGCCAGGGTCACCAGGGCAATATGCATCGTCGACAGGGAGGACTCAGGCAGGGATCAGCTGCGCAGGAAGGGCGTTGAACTGCTGGAGCTGGTCAGGATATCTGATTTGGTAAGCAACCAGAAGGGATAA
- a CDS encoding C2H2-type zinc finger protein: protein MMVSFGYECGVCGAEFDDQISLAEHISENHPNVDVGDFECSVCGARFETKEELYAHLKSAHPG from the coding sequence ATGATGGTAAGTTTCGGCTATGAATGCGGAGTATGCGGCGCAGAATTCGATGACCAGATATCCCTGGCGGAGCACATAAGCGAAAATCACCCAAATGTGGATGTGGGCGACTTCGAGTGCTCGGTATGCGGTGCGAGATTCGAGACAAAGGAGGAATTGTACGCGCACCTGAAGAGTGCTCACCCGGGATGA